A window of Thermococcus aggregans contains these coding sequences:
- a CDS encoding sodium/proline symporter: MIEEAIFIGYLILLLIVGWLGTKYTKTVEDFYVAGRKMGAWVMAFTHEASAMSGWVFLGAAGMCYAMGYTGLWNVPGVVIGTVMVFVLCAIPTWRLGKLLGAITLTDVLKARYYDDENRLSTVVSAVILLGSWLYVLAQLVASGKTLEFFFGWKYAYGVILAGLIITLYTMASGLFAVAWTDFIQGAIMLLGLTLAVIAGIKEVGGITPTFHALHSIDPSLVQLAPTMAVLAFGISFLLGEGTVSYLGQPHLYPRYLASKSPKTIARAGLIATVVIIIFMIGAALGGFAGKVLWPDPSVFPRGDPEYVLLQLFRYVYPPVIAALFTTAVLAGAMSTADSWLLVAASTVAWDIYTRILGKEVDQEKHVQLSRIVVLIIGITTILIALKPSSVLWLVAYAWGTFAQLGVIIVGGYYWKRGTQKGAIWGLIAGVVTNIVWYHTLRDLAHPAPIGMAVGSIVYIIVSLLDKEPPKKAQDLVVYARTGKLPEDSEWKQLQAS; encoded by the coding sequence ATGATAGAAGAAGCGATATTCATAGGATACTTGATTCTTTTACTTATAGTTGGTTGGTTAGGAACTAAATACACGAAAACTGTTGAAGATTTCTATGTTGCTGGCAGAAAAATGGGAGCGTGGGTTATGGCATTTACTCATGAAGCAAGTGCTATGAGTGGTTGGGTATTCCTAGGAGCTGCTGGGATGTGTTATGCAATGGGCTACACTGGACTATGGAATGTACCGGGAGTTGTCATTGGTACTGTCATGGTTTTTGTGCTTTGTGCTATCCCTACTTGGAGACTAGGGAAATTATTAGGAGCCATAACTTTAACAGATGTTTTAAAGGCTAGATATTATGATGATGAAAACCGCCTATCTACTGTTGTAAGTGCAGTGATTCTTTTGGGCTCATGGTTGTATGTACTAGCTCAATTAGTAGCCTCAGGTAAGACATTAGAATTCTTTTTTGGTTGGAAATATGCATATGGAGTTATTTTAGCAGGGTTAATAATTACATTATACACAATGGCAAGTGGATTGTTTGCTGTAGCATGGACAGACTTCATTCAAGGAGCAATAATGTTACTTGGATTAACACTTGCAGTAATTGCTGGGATTAAGGAGGTTGGGGGTATTACCCCAACGTTTCACGCCTTACATTCAATTGATCCTAGTTTAGTACAGCTTGCTCCCACTATGGCAGTACTTGCGTTTGGAATAAGTTTTCTACTAGGAGAGGGGACTGTGTCCTATCTCGGACAACCCCATCTTTACCCAAGGTATCTTGCATCCAAGTCTCCAAAAACTATTGCAAGAGCAGGATTAATAGCAACAGTTGTAATCATTATTTTTATGATAGGAGCAGCTTTGGGGGGTTTTGCTGGTAAGGTACTATGGCCTGATCCGTCAGTATTTCCAAGAGGAGATCCGGAGTACGTACTGTTACAGTTGTTTAGATACGTATACCCACCAGTTATTGCTGCTCTCTTCACAACTGCAGTTTTAGCAGGAGCCATGTCAACAGCAGACTCCTGGCTTCTCGTAGCAGCTAGTACAGTAGCTTGGGATATTTACACAAGGATATTAGGTAAAGAAGTTGACCAAGAAAAACATGTTCAACTTTCTAGAATTGTCGTTCTAATTATAGGAATTACAACAATACTAATTGCTCTAAAACCTAGCTCTGTATTATGGCTTGTTGCTTATGCATGGGGAACATTTGCTCAATTAGGAGTTATTATAGTAGGCGGGTACTACTGGAAGAGAGGCACCCAAAAGGGTGCTATATGGGGATTAATAGCAGGAGTTGTCACTAATATTGTTTGGTATCATACACTGAGGGATTTAGCTCATCCTGCACCCATAGGAATGGCTGTAGGTTCTATAGTTTATATCATTGTTAGTTTGCTAGATAAAGAACCTCCAAAGAAAGCACAGGATTTAGTAGTCTACGCTAGGACGGGTAAACTTCCTGAAGACTCCGAGTGGAAGCAATTACAAGCTTCATGA
- a CDS encoding M24 family metallopeptidase, with protein sequence MEKYDLDVLVSTTPENVLYLSNYQSVSHKLLKEVQIYAVFPRDLEPVLIIPMSDLDLYADNPSWIKDVRTYGTFYIEEGESTELSKSELRLAKLQKIAKPGLDPFTVLTNVLSEKGLDKSNIGLDEMGIDYVTQSKLKAMLPEANFKPAYNILREIRMIKTKEEIELLRKSAEISQKAVERMLESVKEGVTERELAQELEEVIVRNGAKPFLTVLGCGTRSAFPNALPSDYKVKKGDIIRFDGGCEYKGYYSDIAKIAVLERANEKVKKYFKAIALGVEEAANAIEPGVKASEIFQIAMEAVKKAGIPHYRRHHVGHGIGAECYDPPILRPSNQTVLEPDMVINIETPYYEFGLGGLQVEITIRVTQDGYELLTPQTFDNDLLII encoded by the coding sequence ATGGAGAAGTATGACTTAGACGTGCTTGTATCTACCACACCGGAAAACGTCCTTTATCTTAGCAACTACCAAAGTGTTAGCCACAAATTGTTAAAAGAAGTTCAGATATACGCAGTATTTCCACGTGATCTTGAACCGGTCTTGATAATACCAATGTCCGACTTAGATCTCTATGCAGATAACCCCAGTTGGATAAAGGATGTGAGAACCTATGGCACGTTCTATATAGAGGAAGGAGAATCAACCGAACTTTCGAAATCGGAATTGAGACTTGCTAAACTCCAAAAGATAGCTAAACCAGGGTTAGATCCCTTTACAGTCTTAACAAATGTTTTATCAGAAAAAGGGCTGGACAAAAGCAATATAGGATTAGACGAAATGGGCATAGACTACGTCACACAGTCTAAACTTAAGGCTATGTTACCAGAGGCTAATTTTAAGCCCGCTTATAACATACTTAGAGAAATCAGGATGATTAAAACAAAGGAGGAAATAGAATTATTACGCAAATCTGCTGAGATATCACAAAAAGCAGTAGAGAGGATGCTGGAGTCCGTAAAAGAAGGTGTAACTGAACGAGAGCTTGCCCAAGAACTTGAAGAAGTAATAGTTAGAAACGGTGCAAAACCCTTCCTCACAGTTCTAGGGTGTGGCACTAGAAGCGCTTTTCCCAACGCATTGCCAAGTGATTATAAAGTTAAAAAAGGTGATATAATCCGTTTTGATGGTGGATGTGAATACAAAGGGTACTACTCAGACATAGCAAAAATAGCAGTATTGGAAAGGGCCAATGAAAAAGTCAAGAAGTACTTTAAGGCAATCGCTTTAGGAGTTGAAGAAGCAGCTAATGCTATAGAACCAGGGGTCAAGGCATCAGAAATATTCCAGATAGCAATGGAAGCAGTTAAAAAAGCAGGAATACCACATTATAGAAGGCATCATGTCGGACATGGTATTGGTGCAGAGTGCTATGATCCACCCATACTTAGGCCAAGTAATCAGACTGTTTTGGAACCAGACATGGTAATAAACATCGAGACACCGTACTATGAATTTGGTTTAGGCGGACTTCAAGTCGAAATAACTATTCGAGTGACACAGGATGGTTACGAATTGTTAACCCCTCAAACTTTTGATAATGATTTATTAATAATATGA
- the thrC gene encoding threonine synthase, which produces MADRVIGLKCLNCGAEYPLSRMFEGCPKCATDKFRSNLTVVYDYDAISKLISKDLFLKRSRLMGVWRFKELLPVENEKYMITLGEGNTPLLKCKNLEKILGLRNLYVKDESRNPTWSYKDRLCSVAISKGLEFGAKVATVATTGNHGGSTAAYAAKAGMDCVIFTLPTVSDIMLTLMHIYGAKVVPITTPEGRWALMKKCVEELGWYPTGTYSSPMPTGNPYGVQGYKTIAFEIAEQLEFEVPDWVVVPTVYGEGLYGIWLGFNEFQNLGITDDLPRMIAAETEMGPIANALRKNLDYIEKVPSKPTVALSIAGTISSYQALKTMRDSNGYAMPVTDDEILQAQKMLAKHEGIFAEPASSASLAAVIRLVEENRIDRDEKIVLVITSTGLKDIRPVTPKKLPAIEPVWKDLEIFLKKHYNFQL; this is translated from the coding sequence ATGGCAGATAGAGTCATAGGTTTAAAATGCTTAAATTGTGGTGCAGAATACCCTCTCAGCAGAATGTTCGAGGGTTGCCCTAAATGTGCAACAGACAAATTCAGATCTAACCTAACAGTAGTATACGATTACGACGCAATTTCAAAACTTATTTCCAAAGATCTCTTCCTAAAGAGATCAAGACTTATGGGAGTGTGGAGATTCAAAGAGCTTTTACCAGTTGAGAACGAAAAATACATGATAACACTGGGAGAGGGTAATACTCCATTACTCAAATGTAAAAACTTGGAAAAAATCTTGGGACTTAGAAATCTCTATGTAAAAGATGAGTCGAGGAATCCTACTTGGTCATACAAAGACCGGTTATGTTCTGTTGCTATCTCAAAGGGGCTAGAGTTTGGTGCTAAAGTGGCCACAGTAGCAACAACAGGTAATCATGGGGGCTCTACTGCCGCATACGCTGCTAAAGCAGGGATGGATTGTGTTATATTTACCTTGCCCACAGTCTCGGACATAATGTTAACTTTGATGCATATATATGGAGCAAAAGTAGTGCCCATTACAACACCCGAAGGCAGATGGGCATTAATGAAAAAGTGTGTAGAAGAATTAGGATGGTATCCTACGGGCACATATTCGTCTCCAATGCCTACGGGAAATCCCTACGGGGTTCAGGGGTATAAGACCATAGCTTTTGAAATAGCTGAGCAGTTGGAGTTTGAAGTGCCTGACTGGGTGGTAGTACCCACGGTTTATGGAGAGGGGTTATACGGTATATGGTTGGGGTTTAATGAATTTCAAAACTTAGGTATTACTGATGATCTCCCACGGATGATAGCTGCTGAGACAGAAATGGGACCCATAGCGAATGCATTAAGAAAGAATCTTGACTACATTGAAAAAGTCCCATCGAAACCCACTGTAGCATTATCGATAGCTGGTACTATAAGTAGTTACCAAGCATTAAAGACTATGCGTGATTCAAATGGCTATGCCATGCCAGTTACTGATGATGAAATATTACAAGCACAAAAAATGTTAGCTAAGCATGAAGGAATTTTTGCGGAACCAGCTTCCTCTGCTTCTTTAGCAGCCGTGATAAGATTAGTAGAAGAGAACAGGATTGATAGAGATGAAAAAATAGTACTAGTGATTACATCAACAGGGCTAAAGGATATAAGGCCTGTGACTCCAAAGAAGTTACCAGCAATAGAGCCAGTATGGAAAGATCTTGAAATATTTCTGAAAAAGCACTATAATTTTCAGCTATAG
- a CDS encoding sodium/proline symporter: MIEEAIFIGYLIFLLIVGWLGTRRTKTGEDFYVAGRKMGAWVLAFTHEASIMSGWVFLGAAGFVYEHAVAGTWVVPGDVLGTLMVLILCGILVHRIGKLTGAISVIDVLEARYYDEDKRIIRLILTLVILFASWAYVVSQLVAGGKTLEFFFGWKYGYAVVIVGMIIILYTMASGMLAVAWTDFVQGLLMLIGLSLAIIVALKEVGGFAPMLDKLHAMDPSYTKLAPNFLVTMLSFTVLLGSGTFGYLGQPHIHARYLAAKDEKTIANATVISVVVISIFMIGAALGGLAGKVLWPDPSVFPRGDPEYVLLQLFRYAFSPAMAALFTTAVLAGAMSTADSWLLVASTSASWDFYKQYLRKPIDQKKQVNIARITTLVLGFLAILFSFKPESVFWLVALAWGTFASAIGPPLVLGLYWKRATRKGALVSIIVGAIVNAAWHYAGLEAYSHPAVPGMAAATIALVVISLLDKEPPKKAQDLVVYARTGKLPEDSEWKQLQAS, translated from the coding sequence ATGATAGAAGAAGCGATATTCATAGGATACTTGATTTTTTTACTTATAGTTGGTTGGTTAGGAACAAGAAGAACTAAGACTGGTGAAGACTTCTATGTTGCTGGCAGAAAAATGGGAGCGTGGGTTCTAGCGTTTACTCATGAGGCTAGTATTATGAGTGGTTGGGTATTCCTAGGAGCTGCTGGTTTTGTATATGAACATGCAGTTGCAGGAACATGGGTAGTGCCTGGAGATGTGCTTGGTACATTAATGGTACTTATTCTGTGTGGAATTCTAGTACACAGGATAGGAAAATTAACGGGAGCTATATCAGTAATAGACGTTTTGGAAGCTAGATACTATGATGAAGATAAACGTATTATCAGATTAATTTTAACCTTGGTAATTTTATTTGCATCATGGGCATATGTAGTGTCTCAGCTAGTAGCAGGGGGCAAGACGCTAGAATTCTTTTTTGGCTGGAAATATGGCTATGCAGTTGTGATAGTAGGGATGATAATTATACTCTACACAATGGCAAGTGGAATGCTTGCTGTAGCGTGGACTGACTTCGTCCAAGGACTATTGATGCTGATAGGACTCTCCCTAGCTATAATAGTTGCGCTTAAAGAAGTAGGTGGTTTTGCACCTATGCTCGATAAACTTCATGCAATGGATCCTTCATACACAAAGCTTGCTCCCAATTTTCTAGTAACTATGCTTTCATTTACAGTACTTTTGGGTTCAGGAACTTTTGGATATCTAGGTCAGCCCCATATACATGCAAGATATCTTGCAGCTAAGGATGAAAAAACAATTGCAAATGCAACAGTAATATCAGTGGTTGTAATCTCTATATTCATGATAGGAGCAGCTTTAGGAGGGTTAGCGGGTAAGGTACTATGGCCTGATCCGTCAGTATTTCCAAGAGGAGATCCGGAGTACGTACTGTTACAGTTGTTTAGATACGCATTTTCTCCAGCGATGGCTGCTCTCTTCACAACTGCAGTTTTAGCAGGAGCCATGTCAACAGCAGACTCCTGGCTTCTCGTAGCATCCACATCTGCTTCATGGGATTTCTATAAACAGTACCTTAGAAAACCGATAGATCAGAAAAAACAAGTTAATATTGCTAGAATTACAACATTAGTTCTTGGATTCCTCGCAATTCTGTTTTCCTTCAAACCAGAATCCGTATTCTGGCTTGTGGCATTAGCATGGGGAACATTTGCATCAGCGATTGGCCCTCCATTAGTTCTTGGTTTATATTGGAAAAGAGCTACCAGAAAGGGTGCTTTGGTAAGTATAATAGTAGGAGCCATAGTAAATGCTGCATGGCACTATGCTGGTTTAGAAGCTTATTCACATCCTGCAGTTCCAGGCATGGCAGCTGCAACGATAGCTCTTGTTGTTATTAGTTTGCTAGATAAAGAACCTCCAAAGAAAGCACAGGATTTAGTAGTCTACGCTAGGACGGGTAAACTTCCTGAAGACTCCGAGTGGAAGCAATTACAAGCTTCATGA
- a CDS encoding maleate cis-trans isomerase family protein, whose translation MIRRCKLGVLVPSSNITMEYELYKMAPDGVSIHFSRIPQTEDTEEQLAAMIDYVPQAAELLAHARVDAIAFGCTSGSFIKGVGYDKQIIESIQQNTGIPATTTTTAVLEALDLMGLKKISVGAPYTDPIMQKLKKLLEENGFKITKIKGLGLLKGEGDLPIDETYKLVREIDTPESDGIFISCTDFKTVEILELLEEDLGKPVVSSNQATMWKLLRLSGLKTKIRGFGALLREF comes from the coding sequence ATGATAAGAAGATGCAAATTGGGGGTATTAGTTCCTTCCTCTAATATTACTATGGAGTATGAACTTTATAAGATGGCACCAGACGGAGTGTCGATTCATTTCTCGAGAATACCTCAAACAGAAGATACAGAAGAGCAATTGGCAGCTATGATTGATTATGTTCCCCAAGCTGCCGAATTATTAGCTCATGCAAGAGTTGATGCGATAGCATTCGGTTGTACTAGTGGTAGTTTCATAAAAGGAGTTGGATATGACAAACAAATTATAGAGAGCATACAACAAAACACTGGAATACCCGCAACTACTACAACAACTGCTGTTTTAGAAGCCTTGGACTTAATGGGGTTGAAAAAAATCTCAGTTGGTGCACCATACACTGATCCGATAATGCAGAAATTAAAGAAACTACTGGAAGAAAATGGATTCAAAATAACAAAAATAAAAGGCCTTGGTCTTCTCAAGGGTGAAGGAGACTTACCCATAGATGAAACGTATAAATTAGTCAGAGAAATTGATACTCCTGAGTCCGATGGGATCTTTATAAGCTGTACGGATTTCAAAACTGTCGAAATTTTAGAATTGCTAGAAGAAGATCTCGGAAAACCTGTTGTTTCGAGCAATCAAGCAACTATGTGGAAATTGTTGAGATTATCGGGGTTAAAGACCAAAATAAGAGGGTTTGGTGCATTATTACGAGAATTCTGA
- a CDS encoding PLP-dependent aminotransferase family protein codes for MNYEKYYSEKVKGMRPSIIRELLKKYVGKKGLISLAAGNPSPETFPTRIIKKLADEVLEKYGKDALQYGPTPGYSGLIEQIKNFIEERYKIDSSKVGVLITSGAQQVLDLTGMTFLNPGDVVIIEAPTYVAAIDAFAQYGPEFVQVPVDEEGMRVDVLEDKLKKLKAEGKNVKFVYTIPTFQNPGGVTMSEERRKYLLELANKYDFLIIEDDPYHELNYSDKEPPLPIKHWDSEGRVIYSGSFSKILAPGFRVGWIVADPQIIRKFEIVKQRRDLHTSSFCQYIAAEYIKGGYLREHIPKIRAYYKPKLKVMLDALEEYMPEGFEWTKPTGGMFVWVMGPSELNTTSMLEKAVENGVVYVPGEAFYPDRSVKNAMRVDFSYPSEEEIVEGIKRLAKTCKEEGV; via the coding sequence ATGAATTATGAAAAATACTATTCGGAAAAAGTGAAAGGTATGAGGCCCTCAATAATTAGGGAATTGTTAAAGAAGTATGTAGGAAAAAAAGGCCTTATCTCTCTAGCAGCTGGCAATCCTAGCCCAGAAACTTTTCCAACAAGGATAATCAAAAAACTTGCAGATGAGGTGCTTGAAAAGTATGGAAAGGATGCACTCCAGTATGGTCCTACGCCTGGTTATTCGGGACTTATAGAGCAGATAAAGAACTTCATAGAAGAAAGATACAAAATAGATTCCTCAAAAGTGGGCGTGTTGATAACGTCTGGTGCACAACAGGTGCTTGATTTAACTGGTATGACTTTTCTAAACCCAGGAGACGTTGTAATCATTGAAGCGCCCACATATGTAGCGGCTATTGATGCTTTTGCTCAGTATGGTCCTGAGTTTGTTCAAGTGCCAGTTGATGAGGAGGGGATGAGGGTTGATGTGCTTGAGGACAAGCTTAAGAAATTGAAAGCTGAAGGCAAAAACGTGAAATTCGTCTATACAATCCCAACATTTCAAAATCCTGGTGGAGTAACAATGAGTGAGGAAAGGAGGAAGTACCTTCTTGAGCTTGCAAACAAATACGACTTTTTAATCATTGAAGATGATCCATACCACGAGCTTAACTATTCGGATAAAGAACCTCCGCTGCCTATAAAGCACTGGGATTCAGAGGGGAGAGTTATCTACTCTGGAAGTTTCTCAAAAATCCTTGCACCTGGCTTTAGAGTCGGGTGGATTGTGGCGGATCCGCAGATTATCAGAAAATTTGAGATTGTTAAGCAACGGCGTGATCTTCACACGAGTAGTTTTTGCCAGTACATCGCTGCAGAGTACATAAAAGGAGGTTATCTTAGAGAGCATATTCCAAAGATTAGGGCATATTATAAACCAAAGTTAAAGGTAATGCTTGACGCTTTGGAAGAGTACATGCCGGAGGGATTTGAGTGGACTAAGCCGACAGGAGGCATGTTTGTTTGGGTAATGGGTCCAAGTGAATTGAATACAACTTCCATGCTAGAGAAGGCCGTGGAGAATGGTGTAGTGTACGTTCCAGGTGAAGCGTTTTACCCAGACAGAAGTGTAAAGAACGCTATGAGAGTGGATTTCTCGTATCCAAGTGAAGAGGAGATTGTTGAGGGAATTAAAAGACTAGCAAAAACATGCAAAGAAGAGGGGGTGTGA
- a CDS encoding 2-oxoacid:acceptor oxidoreductase subunit alpha, protein MKVEFMLGNHAIVEGAIAAGCRYYAAYPITPVNEISIYMAEKMPKVGGIFIQSEDELFSIFSVIGASLAGMKAMTATASAGFNYMQEGLGYATAVEVPLVVVDSMRTRGENFPTHADIMQVRWGPSGDYEAIAFAPSSPQECFDFMIEAFNTAEKYRTPVIIILEASIGLMREKVVIPDEDEIKKKIVNRKIAKVNEIPPEEFLPYKGDEKGVPLFPVLGTGYRVIRSLNPHDERGYINWSPDVFERMYNRIIGKIRNNIDDIVKYREFYLDDADIAVVAYGSTARVALGAVKKLREDGVKVGLLKLDTVFPVPEQELKKVAESVKGILVPELNVGKYVLEVERVAGCITKVESLPKNRGEQFTLNEIVSGIKNLYQEVC, encoded by the coding sequence TTGAAAGTAGAATTTATGCTTGGAAACCACGCTATTGTGGAGGGTGCTATTGCTGCAGGTTGCAGATATTATGCAGCCTACCCCATAACACCCGTTAATGAGATAAGCATATATATGGCGGAAAAGATGCCTAAAGTAGGAGGCATATTTATTCAGTCTGAAGATGAACTCTTTTCCATCTTTTCTGTAATCGGAGCGTCCTTAGCTGGTATGAAGGCTATGACAGCCACAGCAAGTGCAGGATTTAATTACATGCAAGAGGGACTTGGGTACGCTACTGCGGTTGAAGTCCCATTAGTGGTAGTAGACTCGATGAGAACTAGAGGAGAGAATTTCCCAACTCATGCTGATATAATGCAAGTTAGATGGGGGCCAAGTGGAGACTACGAAGCAATAGCGTTTGCCCCATCGTCTCCTCAAGAATGCTTCGATTTTATGATTGAGGCGTTTAATACTGCAGAGAAGTACAGAACTCCCGTTATTATAATTCTCGAAGCCTCTATCGGGCTCATGAGAGAAAAAGTAGTTATCCCAGATGAAGACGAGATAAAAAAGAAGATAGTCAATAGGAAAATAGCCAAGGTAAATGAAATTCCTCCGGAGGAGTTTTTGCCGTATAAAGGAGATGAAAAAGGAGTACCACTATTTCCAGTATTGGGAACTGGTTATAGGGTGATTAGGTCCTTAAACCCGCATGATGAAAGAGGATACATTAATTGGAGTCCAGATGTGTTTGAAAGGATGTATAACAGGATAATTGGGAAAATAAGAAACAACATAGATGACATAGTAAAATATCGGGAGTTTTATTTGGACGATGCAGATATAGCCGTAGTGGCTTATGGAAGCACTGCAAGGGTTGCATTAGGCGCAGTGAAAAAACTCAGAGAAGATGGGGTTAAAGTTGGCTTGCTTAAGTTAGATACGGTGTTTCCAGTACCCGAACAAGAACTAAAAAAAGTTGCCGAAAGTGTCAAAGGTATTTTAGTTCCTGAACTTAACGTTGGGAAATACGTTCTCGAAGTGGAAAGAGTTGCCGGATGCATAACAAAAGTTGAGTCATTGCCCAAGAATAGAGGGGAACAATTCACTTTGAATGAAATTGTTTCTGGAATAAAAAATCTATACCAGGAGGTGTGTTAA
- a CDS encoding thiamine pyrophosphate-dependent enzyme, whose translation MEAIKHPRLKYLREDLLPHTFCPGCGIGQLMNYLAKALDDLSAEGKIDLDKVVMVTGVGCAARLPIFMNFECIHGIHGRELAYASGIKLANPKLHVIAVLGDGAAANIGGNHFIQACRRNIGVTTIVINNRIFAMTGGEVAATTPKGVVTSTSPYGNIERPFDLCKLADAAGASFIARWTTAHPFQLINTLKKAITHKGFSLVEVISQCVTYYGRRVYGVDDPAVLWKKLKEESVPIEQAREISPEDLEKKIIVGEFKAEVRPTFEEEYYNMLKKITGGR comes from the coding sequence ATGGAGGCTATAAAACATCCAAGATTAAAATATCTTCGAGAAGATTTATTACCACATACTTTTTGCCCTGGTTGTGGAATCGGGCAACTTATGAATTACCTAGCAAAGGCCTTAGATGATCTTTCGGCAGAAGGAAAAATCGATTTAGATAAAGTTGTGATGGTAACAGGAGTTGGATGTGCAGCAAGGCTTCCAATCTTTATGAACTTTGAATGTATCCACGGCATACATGGACGTGAGTTAGCGTATGCAAGTGGAATAAAGCTAGCCAATCCTAAACTCCACGTAATAGCTGTTTTAGGAGATGGAGCCGCTGCTAATATAGGTGGTAATCATTTCATACAAGCATGCAGGAGAAACATAGGAGTAACTACAATAGTAATAAACAACAGAATTTTTGCAATGACTGGAGGCGAAGTAGCAGCAACTACACCTAAGGGTGTTGTTACATCCACTTCTCCCTATGGAAATATTGAGCGTCCATTCGATCTTTGTAAGCTTGCTGACGCTGCTGGAGCATCCTTCATAGCAAGATGGACTACAGCTCATCCATTTCAACTAATAAACACGTTAAAAAAGGCCATAACTCATAAAGGATTCTCTCTTGTCGAGGTTATTTCCCAATGTGTAACATATTATGGAAGGAGGGTATATGGGGTGGACGATCCCGCAGTTTTATGGAAGAAGCTTAAGGAAGAAAGTGTCCCCATAGAACAAGCAAGAGAGATAAGTCCAGAAGACCTTGAGAAAAAGATAATTGTAGGTGAGTTTAAGGCCGAAGTGAGACCCACATTTGAAGAGGAATATTACAATATGTTGAAAAAAATAACGGGAGGAAGGTGA
- a CDS encoding 2-oxoacid:acceptor oxidoreductase family protein — protein sequence MPEWNIRFLGIGGQGIVLSSVILAHAAVLDGVNATQTQRYGSEVRGGEVYADVKISDGDIYSPIIDEVDYMIAFAYSTLSKYINTIKDDGTLFIDPDLVQNIPPTTKRIGTVYKIPAARIATELGNNRVANTVMLGAMRAITNIVTEESLLKSLEMHVPKKYLEINKKAYYAGKNFVLSSEEK from the coding sequence TTGCCGGAGTGGAATATTCGATTTTTGGGCATAGGGGGTCAAGGTATTGTTTTATCATCAGTTATATTAGCTCATGCTGCAGTGTTAGATGGAGTTAATGCCACTCAAACACAAAGATATGGCTCAGAAGTACGAGGAGGAGAAGTTTATGCAGATGTCAAAATTTCCGATGGAGACATCTATTCTCCTATTATAGACGAAGTGGACTACATGATCGCGTTTGCGTATAGTACTTTGTCAAAATATATAAATACAATCAAGGATGACGGGACTCTTTTTATAGATCCAGATCTCGTCCAAAACATTCCTCCCACAACAAAACGTATTGGAACTGTTTACAAGATTCCAGCAGCTCGTATTGCTACTGAATTAGGTAATAACAGGGTAGCTAATACTGTTATGCTAGGAGCTATGAGAGCTATTACAAACATTGTTACTGAAGAAAGCCTTCTCAAGTCTCTGGAAATGCATGTGCCGAAGAAATACCTCGAGATTAACAAGAAAGCGTACTACGCCGGCAAAAACTTTGTTTTAAGTAGTGAGGAGAAATAA